A single genomic interval of Oryza sativa Japonica Group chromosome 7, ASM3414082v1 harbors:
- the LOC4344396 gene encoding arogenate dehydratase/prephenate dehydratase 2, chloroplastic has product MVSPSLRIPAAARVFDPAINTRCPPPHAVVMRMRSRSRRSIAASASPPGDPSIRDPISLPRPLTSADLMEASGDGLKVAYQGCPGAYSEAAAKKAYPSCHTVPCEYFETAFQAVENWVADRAVLPLENSLGGSIHRNYDLLLRHRLHIVGEVRLAVRHCLLANRGVKIQNLRSAMSHPQALAQCEQTLTKLGIEHREAVDDTAGAAKLIAEQKLQDTGAVASSLAAQLYGLDILAENIQDDTDNVTRFMMLAREPIIPRTDKPFKTSIVFSLEEGPGQLFKALAVFALRKINLTKMESRPHKKKPLRIADDNCSAPLKHFDYLFYVDLEASMADPNAQNALANLKEFATFLRVLGSYPTDVSEA; this is encoded by the exons ATGGTTTCCCCTTCGCTTCGGATCCCCGCGGCCGCGCGCGTCTTCGATCCCGCCATCAACACCCGCTGCCCTCCGCCCCACGCCGTCGTCATGCGCATGCGCAGTCGCAGCCGCCGTTCCATCGCTGCCTCCGCTTCGCCGCCGGGGGACCCCTCCATCCGCGACCCCATCTCACTGCCAA GGCCGCTCACCAGCGCGGATCTGATGGAGGCCAGCGGAGACGGTTTGAAGGTCGCATACCAG GGATGCCCGGGTGCCTACAGTGAGGCCGCCGCCAAGAAGGCGTACCCGAGTTGCCACACCGTGCCCTGCGAATACTTCGAGACCGCCTTTCAG GCTGTCGAAAATTGGGTGGCTGACCGCGCGGTCCTGCCACTTGAGAATTCCTTGGGTGGTAGCATCCATCGAAACTATGACCTTCTACTTCGCCATAGGCTGCACATTGTTGGTGAGGTGCGCCTTGCAGTTCGCCATTGCTTGTTAGCAAATCGTGGTGTGAAGATCCAAAATTTGAGAAGTGCCATGAGCCATCCTCAA GCTCTTGCACAGTGTGAACAAACACTGACAAAGTTAGGCATCGAGCATAGAGAAGCTGTTGACGATACAGCAGGTGCAGCAAAG CTTATTGCAGAACAAAAGCTCCAGGACACTGGAGCAGTTGCTAGTTCATTGGCAGCTCAACTTTATGGACTGGATATTCTTGCAGAAAATATTCAG GATGACACCGATAATGTAACACGCTTTATGATGCTGGCTCGGGAACCCATTATTCCTCGTACTGATAAGCCATTCAAG ACTAGCATAGTCTTTTCTTTGGAAGAAGGGCCTGGGCAACTATTTAAGGCGCTGGCAGTGTTTGCACTGAGAAAAATTAACCTCACCAAG ATGGAAAGCCGTCCACACAAGAAAAAGCCTCTACGTATAGCTGATGATAATTGTTCTGCACCATTGAA GCATTTCGACTACCTCTTCTATGTAGATCTTGAGGCGTCAATGGCTGATCCAAATGCTCAAAATGCTCTGGCAAACTTAAAG GAGTTCGCAACCTTTCTAAGAGTTCTTGGGAGCTATCCTACCGATGTCAGTGAAGCATGA
- the LOC4344395 gene encoding PWWP domain-containing protein 5, translated as MSTPFDLNSAADPQTLAPPKRGRGRPRKNPPPPPPPATDPNPHPPSGAGAGAGAGAGACPFAPGDLVWGKKLSHPAWPGEVISAAPTGAQLLVSFFGDKALAWCDAAQLRPYEPYFPVAELYDGEADDFDAALDASLLEFERRVELALTAPGRIARPFLPRDFIALLHDLAAHRMGFSNRVHAAVAKAHLRAFDKFRGLPDPPEYTLHLGLPNVSAAAATPNNCNSYPPSRRRGRKRKEVEEEILDDSDEDWDPRKKGATDSDSEVDFDRKRVSKGGRGSGAPRGRPRGRPRKNNAGRPAHLKDEDEVIQETVEYQYPPAADMFLQLTSVAADPFNFKGYDSVPVILSFFSKYKDSEVPATYDDKELLQTLGGKKGRKNTARSLYPAAKEEGDLEVADGHRGRRKSAGSIYSARKAEDSYWCDIIISDFDDGDTSSDYEGRKMKRLSQNRSFNKKMKQEVAPQDEASADSPAVKQADGPAALILHFSNAEAIPSVDDINSIFRMHGPIMEGATEINKKSKIARVVFSKSADAEQAYSSSGKYNAFGPALLRYDLKYLPMVPQVP; from the coding sequence ATGTCCACACCCTTCGACCTCAACTCCGCCGCTgacccccaaaccctagcgccgcccaAGCGTGGCCGCGGCCGCCCCAGGAAGAatcccccaccgccaccgccaccggctaCGGATCCGAATCCTCATCCTCCatcaggagcaggagcaggggcaggagcaggagcaggtgCATGCCCCTTCGCCCCCGGCGACCTGGTCTGGGGCAAGAAGCTCTCCCACCCGGCCTGGCCCGGCGAGGTCATCTCCGCCGCCCCCACCGGCGCCCAGCTCCTCGTCTCCTTCTTCGGCGACAAGGCCCTCGCCTGGTGCGACGCCGCCCAGCTCAGGCCCTACGAGCCCTACTTCCCCGTCGCCGAGCTCTACGATGGCGAGGCCGACGACTTCGACGCCGCCCTCGATGCCTCCCTCCTCGAGTTCGAGCGCCGCGTTGAGCTTGCCCTCACCGCTCCCGGCCGCATCGCCCGCCCCTTCCTCCCCCGCGATTTCATCGCCCTGCTGCACGATTTGGCCGCCCACCGCATGGGCTTCTCCAACCGtgtccacgccgccgtcgctaaGGCGCATCTCAGAGCCTTCGACAAGTTCAGGGGCCTACCCGACCCTCCCGAGTACACCCTCCACCTCGGCCTACCCAatgtctccgccgccgcagccactcCCAACAACTGCAACTCCTACCCCCCATccaggaggagggggaggaagaggaaggaggtggaggaggaaatCCTCGATGACTCCGATGAGGATTGGGACCCACGCAAGAAGGGTGCCACTGACTCCGATTCCGAAGTCGATTTCGACCGCAAGAGGGTCTCCAAGGGCGGCAGGGGCAGCGGTGCACCACGCGGGAGGCCACGCGGGAGGCCTAGGAAAAACAATGCTGGGAGGCCTGCACACCTCAAGGACGAGGACGAGGTGATCCAAGAAACAGTGGAGTATCAATATCCACCAGCCGCTGACATGTTTCTACAGCTTACATCCGTTGCTGCTGATCCATTCAACTTCAAGGGCTATGACTCTGTGCCTGTCATTCTTAGCTTCTTCTCAAAATACAAGGACTCAGAAGTGCCGGCCACATACGACGACAAGGAGCTGCTGCAGACATTGGGTGGCAAGAAAGGTAGAAAAAATACGGCCAGAAGCTTGTACCCAGCTGCAAAAGAAGAAGGTGACTTAGAGGTGGCGGATGGCCATAGGGGTCGGAGGAAGTCAGCAGGGAGTATCTACTCAGCAAGAAAGGCAGAAGACTCATATTGGTGTGATATTATAATCAGTGATTTTGATGATGGAGACACATCAAGTGACTATGAGGGCCGCAAAATGAAGCGGCTGTCTCAGAACAGGAGTTTTAATAAGAAGATGAAGCAGGAGGTTGCACCTCAAGATGAGGCCTCTGCTGATTCACCTGCTGTGAAACAGGCAGATGGACCGGCAGCTCTGATCTTACATTTTAGTAATGCAGAAGCCATCCCTTCTGTGGATGACATCAATAGTATATTCCGTATGCACGGGCCAATCATGGAGGGTGCGACTGAAATCAACAAGAAATCAAAGATCGCAAGAGTAGTGTTTTCTAAGAGTGCTGATGCTGAACAGGCATATAGCAGTTCGGGAAAGTATAATGCATTTGGTCCAGCCCTTCTCAGGTATGATCTCAAATACCTGCCAATGGTTCCTCAAGTTCCTTAG
- the LOC4344398 gene encoding protein RETARDED ROOT GROWTH, mitochondrial produces MMELCRIRTFQKSLLRPLLLLQHAPCRTLQTLGRSPSPSVFRPPRRRPPLLLLLLRSSFASVSPGPAPGSGTGECPPPPPAPLPPDELASDDDAYYHEHILEATQEDQSRLVPVKAYFPCTSINLKSLQSQNSFNVIPPTSRATNYVVLRYYDVKGDPEGFKAGIIDESHCHYMVVFQYGSIVLFNVSDHEADGYLKIVEKHASGLLPEMRKDDYAVVEKPTLETWMQGGLDFIILRDLSIDGIRTIGSVLGQSIALDYYIRQVDGMVAEFTDINRGMEKTGTFTMERKKLFQLVGKANSNLADVILKLGLFERSDIAWKNANYAQIWEYLRDEYELTQRFGNLDFKLKFVEHNIRFLQEILQNRKSDFLEWLIIILISVEILISVYNIVQEQM; encoded by the exons ATGATGGAGCTGTGTAGGATTCGAACCTTCCAGAAGAGCCTACTgaggcccctcctcctcctccagcatgCCCCTTGTAGAACCCTCCAAACCCTAGGGCGGTCCCCTTCGCCCTCGGTGTTCCggcccccccgccgccgccccccgctcctcctcctcctcctccgctcctccttCGCCTCCGTCTCTCCGGGTCCGGCCCCCGGGAGCGGGACAGGCGAAtgccccccgcccccgcccgcgcccttgccgcccgacgagctcgcctccgacgacgacgcctaCTACCACGAGCACATTCTCGAGGCCACGCAGGAGGACCAAAGTCGCCTCGTTCCAGTCAAGGCCTACTTCCCCTGCACCAG CATCAACCTCAAGAGCCTCCAGTCCCAGAATTCCTTCAATGTCATCCCCCCCACTTCGCGTGCTACCAACTACGTCGTCCTCAGGTACTACGATGTCAAGGGAGACCCAGAG GGTTTTAAGGCTGGCATCATAGATGAAAGTCATTGCCACTATATGGTGGTGTTCCAATATGGGTCCATTGTGCTGTTTAATGTTTCTGATCATGAAGCGGATGGATACCTGAAAATTGTTGAGAAGCATGCATCAGGCTTACTTCCAGAGATGAGAAAAGATG ATTATGCTGTTGTTGAGAAGCCTACCTTGGAGACATGGATGCAGGGTGGACTTGACTTCATCATACTCAGGGACCTAAGTATCGATGGGATTCGTACAATTGGAAGTGTCCTTGGTCAGAGTATTGCCCTTGACTATTATATCCGGCAA GTAGATGGAATGGTAGCTGAGTTCACGGATATAAATCGTGGAATGGAAAAGACTGGTACCTTCACTATGGAAAGGAAAAAGCTTTTCCAGTTGGTAGGAAAGGCTAACTCTAACCTGGCAGATGTTATTCTCAAGCTTGGGCTTTTTGAAAG GTCAGACATTGCTTGGAAGAACGCAAACTATGCTCAGATTTGGGAATACCTTCGAGATGAATATGAGTTAACCCAAAGATTTGGGAACCTTGATTTTAAGTTGAAATTTGTTGAG CACAACATTCGTTTTCTTCAAGAGATCCTTCAGAACAGGAAGTCTGATTTTCTGGAATGGCTTATCATAATTTTGATTAGTGTGGAGATCCTGATATCTGTTTACAACATTGTTCAGGAGCAAATGTAG
- the LOC4344397 gene encoding L-ascorbate peroxidase 2, cytosolic translates to MGSKSYPTVSDEYLAAVGKAKRKLRGLIAEKNCAPLMLRLAWHSAGTFDVSSRTGGPFGTMKNPGEQSHAANAGLDIAVRLLDPIKDQLPILSYADFYQLAGVVAVEVTGGPEVPFHPGRQDKPEPPPEGRLPDATQGSDHLRQVFSAQMGLSDKDIVALSGGHTLGRCHKERSGFEGAWTSNPLIFDNSYFTELVSGEKEGLLQLPSDKALMADPAFRPLVEKYAADEDAFFADYAEAHLKLSELGFAEE, encoded by the exons ATGGGCAGCAAGTCGTACCCGACGGTGAGCGATGAGTACCTGGCGGCCGTGGGCAAGGCGAAGCGCAAGCTCCGCGGCCTCATCGCCGAGAAGAACTGCGCCCCACTCATGCTCCGCCTCGC GTGGCACTCTGCTGGCACCTTCGATGTGTCGTCGAGGACCGGCGGGCCCTTCGGCACCATGAAGAACCCCGGCGAGCAGTCCCACGCCGCCAACGCCGGCCTCGACATCGCCGTCAGGCTTCTCGACCCCATCAAGGACCAACTTCCCATCCTCTCCTACGCCGACTTCTACCAG CTTGCTGGCGTTGTGGCCGTCGAGGTCACCGGCGGACCTGAGGTCCCCTTCCATCCGGGCAGGCAG GACAAGCCTGAGCCTCCTCCTGAAGGCCGTCTTCCTGATGCCACACAAG GTTCTGACCACCTAAGGCAGGTCTTTTCTGCGCAGATGGGTTTGAGTGACAAGGACATAGTTGCTCTTTCTGGTGGTCACACCCTG GGAAGATGCCACAAGGAGAGATCTGGCTTTGAGGGAGCCTGGACGTCCAACCCTTTGATCTTTGACAACTCTTACTTCAC CGAGCTTGTGAGTGGCGAGAAGGAAGGCCTTCTTCAGCTGCCAAGTGACAAAGCCCTCATGGCTGACCCAGCCTTCcgtccactggtggagaaatatGCTGCG GATGAGGACGCCTTCTTTGCGGATTACGCCGAGGCCCACCTCAAGCTCTCTGAACTGGG ATTTGCTGAGGAATAA
- the LOC136357469 gene encoding uncharacterized protein produces MVNMGRKMRQAQLAEIQVREETLDSVMRETEEERQAALIASSVLNEELGDIRLRYEAHAEDLAKRVKDARGVLDAAAARERWVSEANASLRARTAALEAERKALDERARSAQEFEATIRRRIEVLDQSQREQDARSQEQAQRAQELERRAKALEERARLLDQRESTLASHERTAAEAEASLRLCEEAAAERDRTTLAVKASAARRAKELWLREEACRERDAALAECKAEVNRREVASRQLGEQLAKHEEAVAGREARHLESARAECAAMAARASELEAREKDLAVGGQPGGAELAREVATLRLTNEIGPGQLSDAVDRLERAGRRVGISVRRDRKLPPTQPALALRLDGPHSRHSRSGWTGWRRIWRGWRRRPATSALEQVPEAADAIVSNFEGSAPQFTFGLASDEENGSEDGGDDAGGDDADGEDWDDVVSGADLGGPGTP; encoded by the exons ATGGTGAATATGGGACGCAAAATGCGCCAAGCCCAACTAGCTGAAATCCAGGTGCGCGAGGAGACGCTGGACTCCGTCATGCGTGAGACGGAGGAAGAGCGGCAGGCAGCACTGATCGCTTCAAGCGTCCTGAATGAAGAGCTAGGTGACATTCGCCTACGGTACGAGGCCCATGCCGAGGACCTGGCGAAGAGGGTTAAGGACGCCCGCGGTGTCCTCGATGCGGCTGCCGCCCGAGAGCGGTGGGTATCGGAAGCCAACGCCTCGCTGCGGGCTCGGACGGCGGCGCTCGAGGCTGAACGCAAGGCCTTAGATGAGCGTGCCCGCTCCGCGCAGGAGTTTGAGGCCACGATTCGTCGGCGAATCGAGGTCCTCGACCAGAGCCAGCGCGAGCAAGACGCGCGCAGCCAGGAGCAGGCGCAGCGAGCCCAGGAGCTGGAGAGGCGGGCTAAGGCGCTGGAGGAGCGAGCGCGCCTGCTAGATCAGCGGGAGTCCACCTTGGCCTCCCATGAGAGAACAGCGGCAGAGGCGGAGGCCTCCCTTCGCCTTTGTGAGGAGGCTGCAGCCGAGCGTGACCGGACCACCCTCGCCGTGAAAGCTTCGGCGGCCCGTCGCGCGAAGGAGCTATGGCTCCGGGAAGAGGCGTGCCGGGAACGGGATGCCGCACTCGCCGAGTGCAAAGCCGAGGTGAACCGCCGTGAAGTGGCCTCGCGCCAGCTGGGCGAGCAACTCGCGAAACACGAGGAGGCCGTTGCCGGGCGCGAGGCTCGGCATCTGGAGAGTGCTCGTGCCGAgtgcgcggcgatggcggcgagggctTCTGAGCTGGAGGCCCGGGAGAAGGACCTAGCGGTGGGCGGGCAGCCCGGCGGCGCGGAGTTG GCTAGGGAGGTCGCGACCCTCCGCCTTACCAACGAGATCGGCCCCGGGCAGCTCTCCGATGCTGTCGATCGGCTGGAGCGCGCGGGGCGCCGAGTCGGCATCTCCGTGCGCCGGGATAGGAAGCTCCCGCCCACACAACCGGCACTCGCGCTCCGGCTGGACGGCCCACACAGCCGGCACTCGCGCTCCGGCTGGACGGGCTGGCGGCGGATCTGgagaggctggaggaggaggccggcgacaTC GGCTCTGGAGCAAGTCCcggaggcggccgacgcgaTCGTCTCTAacttcgaggggtcggcccctcaGTTCACCTTCGGGCTTGCCTCGGATGAGGAGAACGGGAGCGAAGACGGTGGTGACGACGCCGGTGGTGACGACGCCGATGGCGAGGACTGGGACGACGTGGTCAGCGGCGCCGACCTCGGGGGCCCGGGCACTCCATGA